The genome window TATTGGTCCCGTAAACGACAACGCCTTCGGCCGTCTTCAAGGTGAAGCCGACGATCGGCCTGACCACCTCCCGATCGAACGCCAATCTGACCACCAGGCGCACTTCCTGGCCGGACTCCAGAATCGGCGGATAGAGCGCTTGCGCCGAGCGCAACTCGAAGTCGGTGATGCGCACGGCCGCATCGCCCCAGCGGAATTCGTGCGGATTGTAGTTGGGACGCGACTCGTAGCCACTGCCCTCGCCGGCGAACGGCGCCGTCTGTGGGAATGGCGCATCCGCGGCCCGCTCGCCCGCGTCGGGCGCCGGAGCCTCGCTGTCGCCGCTGCCGAACAACAAATTGTAGTAGGCGTTGACCACGTCCTTGGGCTTGCCTTGACGCAGCACGCGGCCGCCATCGAGCAACTGCGCGAACTCGCAATGCTGCACGATCTGATCGGCCGAGTGGCTGACCAGCAGAATCGAAGCGCCATCGTCCTTGAGCTGTTTCAGCCGCGCGAAGCACTTGGCCTGGAACTTGGCGTCGCCGACCGACAAGGCTTCGTCGACGATCAGCAGCTGCGGATGCACCTGCGCCTGCACCGCGAACGCCAGGCGCACCACCATGCCGCTGGAATAGCTGCGGATCGGCTGGTCGATGAACGCACCGATGTCGGCGAAGGCGAGGATGCGATCGAGGCTGGCATCCACCTCGTCCTTGCTCAAGCCCAGGATCGCGGCATTCAGATAGACGTTCTCGCGCCCGGTGAATTCGGGATTGAAGCCGCTTCCCAGCTCCAGCAATGCCGCCACTCGCCCCTTCACCTGGATGCTGCCCTCGGTCGGGGTCAGCGTGCCGGCGATCATCTGCAGGAACGTCGATTTTCCCGAACCGTTGCGACCGATGAGGCCGACCGTCTCGCCGCGGCGCACCTGCAGATCGGCGCCGCGCAAAGCCCAGAATTCGCGATAGTAGCGGCGCGAACCGCCCACCAAGCCCTGCAGCAGACGATGCGAAGGCCGGTCGTAGATGTGGTAGCACTTGCCGACGCCACGTGCATCGACCACCAGATCGGCGTCGCTGGACACCGGACTACCCGATTGCACGGCCAGGGGCTTAGAGGACATCGGCGAACCCCCGGCGCGTCTTCTGGAACACGAAGTAACCGAAATAGGCGAACGCCAGCGCACCGAGCGTGTACATCCCCAGGCCCGCCCAATCCGGCGCGCGCCCCCAGAACGCCACGTCGCGCGCCTCGTCGATGATGAAGGTCAAGGGATTGAGGTGGAAGACGAACTGGTACTTCGGCGGCAGCGTGCTCACCGGAACGATGGCCGAGGACAAAAACAAGGTTGCCGTGGCAATCACGCCGGTCATCTGCCCGATGTCGCGCAGGAAGACGCTCAGCGAGGACAGCAGCCATCCCAGGCCGAGCAATCCGACCGCCAGCGGCAGGAACACGATCGGCAGGAAGACCAGCGTCGGGTGCATTTCATGCCGCACGATCAGGTTCAGCACCACGAACACCAGGGAATTGGTACAGGCGTGGAACAGGGCCGACAGCACCATCGTCCAAGGCAGGACATCGAGCGGAAACACGATGCGCTTGACCAGGTTCGCATTGCCGATGACCAGAGTGGGCGCGCGCGTCAGGCATTCGGCGAACAGGCCGTGCACGATCAGACCGAGAAACAGCAGCATCGCGAAGTCGGCGATGTTGCCGCTGGTCCCCGGCCAGCGCGATTTCAGCACGTAACCGAACGCCAAGGTGTAAATGATCAGCATCATAAAGGGACTGATCAGCGACCAAAGCAGGCCGAAGCTGGCCCCACGATAGCGACCGAGCACGTCGCGTCGGGTCATCTCCATCGTCAGGCTGGGATAGTGCAGCCAGGCATGGAACGGTCCGGTCGGCGAAATGCGATTCGCCCGTTGCAGCACGTCGTGCATGTCAGCTCCGCAGCGCGCGATCGAGGTCGGCTTGCAAATCCCCCACATCCTCGACCCCCACGCTCAAACGCACCAGCGCATCGCTGATGCCGAGCTGGGCGCGCCGCTCCAAGGGCACCGAGGCGTGGGTCATGACCGCGGGATGGTTGACCAGGCTTTCCACGCCACCCAGCGATTCGGCCAGGGTGAACAGGTCGGTGCGTTCGCAGAAGCGCTTGGCCGCGTCCAAACCGCCCTTGAGCACGATCGAGACGATGCCGCCGAAGCCGGACATCTGCCGTTGCGCCAGGGCGTGCTGCGGATGCGAGGCCAGGCCGGGATAGATCACCTTGTCGAGCGCCGGATGGGTCTGCAGCCACTGCGCCAGCTGCAGCGCGTTGTCGCAATGCGCGCGCATGCGCAGCGGCAGGGTCTTGAGCCCGCGCAGCGCCAGGAAGCTGTCGAACGGGCCCTGCACGCCACCCACCGAGTTCTGCAGGAACGCCAGTTGTTCGGCCAGTTCGGCGTTGGCGCCGACCACGGCGATGCCGCCGACCATGTCGGAGTGGCCGTTGAGATACTTGGTGGCCGAATGCACCACGATGTCCGCACCCAGCTCCAGCGGGCGCTGCAGCATCGGCGAGGCGAAGGTGTTGTCCACCACCACCAGCAGGCCGTGCTTGTGCGCGATCGCGGCGATCGCGGCGATGTCGACGATCTTCAGCATCGGGTTGGTGGGCGTCTCGATCCACACCATCCTGGTCTTGGGTCCGATCGCCGCGGCGAACGCGGCCGGATCGGTCAGGTCGACGAAGCTGAACTCCAATGCGGCGGTGCGCTTGCGTACGCGCTCGAACAGACGATAGCTGCCGCCGTACAGGTCGTCCATCGCCACCACGTGGCTACCGCTGTCCAGCAGCTCCATCACCGTGGAGGTGGCGGCCATGCCCGAGGCGAAGGCGAAACCGCGGGTGCCGCCTTCCAGCACGGCGACGCAGCGCTCGTAAGCGAAGCGGGTCGGATTGTGGGTGCGCGAGTACTCGAAGCCCTGGTGTTCGCCAGGGCTGGACTGGGCGTAAGTAGAGGTCGCATAGATCGGCGGCATCACCGCGCCCGTGGACGGGTCCGGATGCTGGCCGCCATGGATCGCCAGGGTCGCCAGCGACAGCGCGGGGCCGTCGCCATTGGGGTTGGACGTGTGGTCCGTCATGAGGGGGTTCCCAGAGGAGGGGCGTGATTCTAGCAGCGCGGTCTGAACGGCCCCATGTACTGGGGCCGTCACGAGGCGACCGTCACTGCACGCGGCGGCGCAGGTAGTTGAGCAGGTCGATGCGGGTGATCAGGCCGAGGAAGGCGCCGTCGTTCATGACGATGGCGACCTGACCGCGGTCGAACACCGGCAGCAGCGCTTCGATCGGCGATTTCACGTCGAGCCGGTCGAGCTTGCTGACCATGGCCGTGGACACCGGGTCGCGAAACCGCGCCTCGTCGCCATAAACGTGCAACAAGACATCGCTTTCGTCGACGATGCCGACCAGTTGGTCGCCGTCCATCACCGGCAGCTGCGACACGTCGTACAGCTTCATGCGCTGATAGGCGGTGGTCAGCAGGTCGTTGGGGCCAACAACCACGGTATCGCGCTGGCTGTATGGGCGCAGGATCAGGTCGCGCAGGTCGCCGTACTGCGGGCGCTCCAGGAAGCCGTTATCCAGCATCCAGTAGTCGTTGTACATCTTCGACAGATACTTGTTGCCGGTGTCGCAGACGAACACCAGCACCCGCTTGGGTTCGGTCTGCACGCGGCAGTACTTGAGCGCCGCGGCCAGCAGGGTGCCGGTCGAGGAGCCGCCGAGGATGCCCTCCTTGGCCAGCAGTTCGCGCGCGGTGTGGAAGCTTTCCGCGTCGCTGATCGAATAGGCTTTCTTGACCCGCGTGAAATCGGAGATGTCGGGCAGGAAGTCCTCGCCGATGCCCTCCACCAGCCAGCTGCCGGACTTCTCGCTGACCGTGCCGTGCTCGATGTACTCGGTCAGGATCGAGCCGACCGGGTCGGCCAGCACCAGTTCGGTATGCGGCGAGGCGGCGGCGAATGCGCGCGACAGCCCGGTCATGGTGCCGGAGCTGCCGCAGCCGAACACGATCGCGTCCAGCTTGCCGTCCATCTGCCGCAGGATCTCCGGGCCGGTGCCGAACTCGTGCGCGGCCGGGTTGTCGGGGTTGCCGAACTGGTTGACGAAGTAGGCCCCAGGCATTTCGGCGGCAAGGCGCGCGGCCAGATCCTGGTAGTACTCGGGATGGCCCTTGGCCACGTCCGAGCGGGTCAGCACCACGTCAGCGCCCATCGCCTTGAGGTTGAAGATCTTCTCCCGGCTCATCTTGTCCGGCACCACCAGGATCAGCTTGTAGCCCTTCTGCTGGGCGACCAGGGCCAGGCCGATGCCGGTGTTGCCGGCGGTGCCCTCGACCAGCACCGCGCCGGGCTTCAACTCGCCGCGGCGCTCGGCCGCCTCGATCATCGACAGGCCGATGCGGTCCTTGATCGAGCCGCCGGGATTGGCGCTTTCCAGCTTCAGGTACAGCTCGCACACGCCGGTGTCGAGCTTGCTGGCCTTGACGATGGGGGTGTCGCCGATCAGGTCGAGTACGGAAGAGTGAATGGCCATCGCGTCCGGATGCATCGCGCCGTCATAGCGGCTGGACCGGTGATTATCCGCGGTATGCGCCGGAATGTCAGACAAAGCGCGGAATCGGCAAAAAAAAGCCGCGATCGCGGATTCGGAGGAGATGACGCGGGCGGTGGCAAGCCGACGAGGAGGCCGGCCACCGCCCGCGACAATGGAACGCTTGTCGTGGGAGAGAGGAATCAGTGAGGCTTTTGCTGCTCGTCGTAGAGCCGCAACAGCTTTTCCTTGGCCGCGAGCTTTTCCCGCTTCATCTGCGACAGAGTGAGATCGTCGATCGGCAGCACGCCGAGCTCGGCGTCCATGCACTTCTTGTCCAGGGTCTTGTGGCGTTGGTAGAGCTGCTTGAACTCCGGATCGGACTTGATCAACGCGTCGATTTCGGTCTGCGGTTGCCCTTCGAACATAGGAATAGCCTCCTTCAGCTGGAAACAAGAACGCCCCGGCCGGAACGGCGCGGGGCGTTGCCTGGGAGCGGAATCGCGCGGGCCGCCAGCCACTCCACCGCAACGCCCGGGCCTGCTGCCCTCGGAACGTCTCGCTGCGGTGCGTGCCATTGCTTCATCGGCCCGGTGTCTCCGTGGAACCAGGCGACGATGTGTCGCCTGGGAGTTCGACCCTACGCCTCCCCACCGGATCCGGCAAGAGACGACAGCCGGCTTTTTCGCATTCAGTTGCTTGCCGCTCAGGCCCAGGGAAAAACCGGGCTAAACGCGGCCATAGGGCCGCAACGGCCGGCGCTCGCTCAGGGGCTGATCACCACCTCGGCGGCACGCGCCTTGGTCGCCGGCGCCTTCTTGCCGACCGCCTGCAACCGGCTGGCCGCGACCCCGCCAGCGACCAGCGCATCGCGCAACGCGTCGGCACGTTTCTGCGCCACGCCGGCATCGGCGTCGCAGGCCTCGATCCGCACCCGGCTCTTGGCGCCGATCTGCAGGTACTGCGCCAGCGCCTTGGCCTGGCCGGCGGCATCGGCCGACAGCGCCGCCTTGCCTGCCGCGAAAGCGCCGCCAGCGACGGTGAAGACCTCCCCGCGCGGCTCGAAACGCGACGCCGGCAGTTTGGCCCCGGCGACCAGTTCGGCCTCCTCGCGGGCCAGCTTGGCCGACTTCTGCTGCGCGGCGCTGAGCTTGGCGGTCTGCTGCCCGGCCACGTTGGTCAGCGCCTGCTCGGCATCCTGCCGGGCCACCTGCTCGGCCTCGGCGGCCTGGCGCAGGCTCGCGGCCTCTTCGGCCTGGATCTGCGCCTGCACCCGCAGCCGTTCGGCTTCCTGGCGCGCGCGTGTGGCCTCGCGGCGGCTGGCCTCGACCAGCAAGTCGCTGCGGGTCTTCTCCAACTGCTCGACCTGGCGCCGCGCCAGTGCCGCGCGTGCGGCCGTCTCGGCGATCTCGACGCGGCGCTCGGCGAGATAGCGCGCGTCGTCCTGCTCCTTGCGCTTGGCCGCGGCGAACGCGGCGACCGCCTGCTGCGCTTGCAACCGCTCGTAGGCGGCCACGTCGGCACTCAAAGGATCGGCCTGCAGCGCGACCAGGCGCTGGTTCAGGACCGCCAGTTCCGGATCGTCGGCCGCGAACACGGCCAGCGGTGCGACCAGCAACAGCAGCGCGGCCAGGCGGCCGGCCATCCCCAGGCGGCGGCTCATGGACGGCCCTCCCCGGTGTTCAAGCTGCGTTCCAGCTCGGCCACCTCGGCCTTGCGCTGTTTCAGCTGCCCATTGGCCACCGCCTCCTCGCTGCGCACCCGTGCCAGGTCGGCGTCGGCGGCCACGCGCAGCGCCAGCTGCGGTGCGGTCTTGCGTTGGCGGCGGTCCAGCGCCGCCTGTTGCGCCTGCTCCAGGCCCTGGCGGGCAGTGGCGATCAGGTCCGGGGCGTATTGGTCGGCGTCGGCCTGGATCGCGCGCTGCACCGCCTGCTGCGCGCTCTGCAGTTCCGGCGAGGCGACCTGGGCAAAGGCAGCGGACGTGGCGAACAGCGCCAACGCGCCCGCCATCACATACTGCGGGCAACGGATTTGTGCGAAGCTAGTTTTCATCAAGGGGGCCGTAGGCGGAGACGTCGAGCACGGCCATTGTCGGAAGC of Xanthomonas translucens pv. cerealis contains these proteins:
- a CDS encoding cystathionine gamma-synthase; translation: MTDHTSNPNGDGPALSLATLAIHGGQHPDPSTGAVMPPIYATSTYAQSSPGEHQGFEYSRTHNPTRFAYERCVAVLEGGTRGFAFASGMAATSTVMELLDSGSHVVAMDDLYGGSYRLFERVRKRTAALEFSFVDLTDPAAFAAAIGPKTRMVWIETPTNPMLKIVDIAAIAAIAHKHGLLVVVDNTFASPMLQRPLELGADIVVHSATKYLNGHSDMVGGIAVVGANAELAEQLAFLQNSVGGVQGPFDSFLALRGLKTLPLRMRAHCDNALQLAQWLQTHPALDKVIYPGLASHPQHALAQRQMSGFGGIVSIVLKGGLDAAKRFCERTDLFTLAESLGGVESLVNHPAVMTHASVPLERRAQLGISDALVRLSVGVEDVGDLQADLDRALRS
- a CDS encoding pyridoxal-phosphate dependent enzyme, giving the protein MAIHSSVLDLIGDTPIVKASKLDTGVCELYLKLESANPGGSIKDRIGLSMIEAAERRGELKPGAVLVEGTAGNTGIGLALVAQQKGYKLILVVPDKMSREKIFNLKAMGADVVLTRSDVAKGHPEYYQDLAARLAAEMPGAYFVNQFGNPDNPAAHEFGTGPEILRQMDGKLDAIVFGCGSSGTMTGLSRAFAAASPHTELVLADPVGSILTEYIEHGTVSEKSGSWLVEGIGEDFLPDISDFTRVKKAYSISDAESFHTARELLAKEGILGGSSTGTLLAAALKYCRVQTEPKRVLVFVCDTGNKYLSKMYNDYWMLDNGFLERPQYGDLRDLILRPYSQRDTVVVGPNDLLTTAYQRMKLYDVSQLPVMDGDQLVGIVDESDVLLHVYGDEARFRDPVSTAMVSKLDRLDVKSPIEALLPVFDRGQVAIVMNDGAFLGLITRIDLLNYLRRRVQ
- a CDS encoding ABC transporter permease, which gives rise to MHDVLQRANRISPTGPFHAWLHYPSLTMEMTRRDVLGRYRGASFGLLWSLISPFMMLIIYTLAFGYVLKSRWPGTSGNIADFAMLLFLGLIVHGLFAECLTRAPTLVIGNANLVKRIVFPLDVLPWTMVLSALFHACTNSLVFVVLNLIVRHEMHPTLVFLPIVFLPLAVGLLGLGWLLSSLSVFLRDIGQMTGVIATATLFLSSAIVPVSTLPPKYQFVFHLNPLTFIIDEARDVAFWGRAPDWAGLGMYTLGALAFAYFGYFVFQKTRRGFADVL
- a CDS encoding coiled-coil domain-containing protein encodes the protein MSRRLGMAGRLAALLLLVAPLAVFAADDPELAVLNQRLVALQADPLSADVAAYERLQAQQAVAAFAAAKRKEQDDARYLAERRVEIAETAARAALARRQVEQLEKTRSDLLVEASRREATRARQEAERLRVQAQIQAEEAASLRQAAEAEQVARQDAEQALTNVAGQQTAKLSAAQQKSAKLAREEAELVAGAKLPASRFEPRGEVFTVAGGAFAAGKAALSADAAGQAKALAQYLQIGAKSRVRIEACDADAGVAQKRADALRDALVAGGVAASRLQAVGKKAPATKARAAEVVISP
- a CDS encoding DUF4398 domain-containing protein yields the protein MKTSFAQIRCPQYVMAGALALFATSAAFAQVASPELQSAQQAVQRAIQADADQYAPDLIATARQGLEQAQQAALDRRQRKTAPQLALRVAADADLARVRSEEAVANGQLKQRKAEVAELERSLNTGEGRP
- a CDS encoding ABC transporter ATP-binding protein → MSSKPLAVQSGSPVSSDADLVVDARGVGKCYHIYDRPSHRLLQGLVGGSRRYYREFWALRGADLQVRRGETVGLIGRNGSGKSTFLQMIAGTLTPTEGSIQVKGRVAALLELGSGFNPEFTGRENVYLNAAILGLSKDEVDASLDRILAFADIGAFIDQPIRSYSSGMVVRLAFAVQAQVHPQLLIVDEALSVGDAKFQAKCFARLKQLKDDGASILLVSHSADQIVQHCEFAQLLDGGRVLRQGKPKDVVNAYYNLLFGSGDSEAPAPDAGERAADAPFPQTAPFAGEGSGYESRPNYNPHEFRWGDAAVRITDFELRSAQALYPPILESGQEVRLVVRLAFDREVVRPIVGFTLKTAEGVVVYGTNTEYKPLPAFTAGGAAGSTVDVVATFRCDLADGDYFLSVGVASRGEEDVVPHDRRYDSIHFKVINADFFGMGGLDMQLEIAGSRQAV
- a CDS encoding YdcH family protein, translated to MFEGQPQTEIDALIKSDPEFKQLYQRHKTLDKKCMDAELGVLPIDDLTLSQMKREKLAAKEKLLRLYDEQQKPH